The proteins below come from a single Oleidesulfovibrio alaskensis DSM 16109 genomic window:
- a CDS encoding TetR/AcrR family transcriptional regulator — protein MTMTKKDALLLAAKELFGEYGYSETTFKKISERAGVALGLLTHHYGNKEKLFLAAGLDVLDRFIVYLQDACAKGNNGYESVMNFCRAYLDFSIDKNEHFMVLVRCSPYSDMKTKTDRDIMYEKFNQAPRELEYHVRRGIEDGSLKSLPAYETTTVLTCNLVGSIRTKLLTPYAPPSLYDDVLEFISRSIKA, from the coding sequence ATGACAATGACAAAAAAAGACGCGCTGCTGCTGGCAGCGAAGGAACTCTTCGGGGAGTACGGTTACTCTGAAACCACATTCAAAAAAATTTCCGAACGGGCCGGAGTGGCACTGGGGTTACTGACACACCACTACGGCAACAAAGAAAAGCTGTTCCTCGCAGCCGGTCTGGACGTGCTGGACAGATTTATAGTCTATCTGCAGGACGCATGTGCCAAGGGTAATAACGGCTACGAATCCGTCATGAACTTCTGTCGCGCGTATCTTGACTTCTCCATCGACAAAAACGAGCACTTCATGGTTCTTGTACGCTGCTCACCTTACAGCGATATGAAAACCAAAACAGACCGCGACATAATGTACGAAAAGTTCAATCAGGCTCCACGGGAACTTGAATATCATGTCCGCCGCGGCATTGAGGACGGTTCGCTGAAGTCTCTGCCCGCCTACGAAACTACCACGGTTCTCACCTGCAACCTTGTCGGCTCTATCCGTACAAAACTTCTCACTCCTTATGCCCCCCCTTCTCTTTATGATGATGTGCTGGAATTCATTTCCAGAAGCATCAAAGCCTGA